A genomic segment from Sander vitreus isolate 19-12246 chromosome 3, sanVit1, whole genome shotgun sequence encodes:
- the tyr gene encoding tyrosinase isoform X1, with amino-acid sequence MDPASNNPLFIFLLQLIGTCLCQFPRPCANSEGLRTKECCPVWDGDGSACGALSGRGFCTEVEVSEEPHGPQYPHSGIDDRERWPLAFFNRTCRCAGNYGGFNCGECRFGYWGSNCAEYRESLRRNILTMSLAEQQKFISYLNLAKNSISRDYVISTATRAEMGENGENPMFSDINTYDLFVWMHYFVSRDAFLGGPGNVWTDIDFGHESAAFLPWHRVYLLHWENEIRKLTGDFNFTIPYWDWRDAQSCEVCTDALMGGRSPLNPNLISPASVFSSWKVICTQPEEYNSREALCNGTGEGPLLRNPGNHDPNRVPRLPTTADVDFTVGLPQYETGPMDRFSNMSFRNVIEGFASPMSGMAVPGQSTMHNALHVFMNGSMSSVQGSANDPIFLLHHAFIDSIFERWLRTHQPSRTNYPRANAPIGHNDGHYMVPFLPLYRNGDYFLTDKVLGFEYAYLLDPGQRFVQEFLTPYLQQAQEIWLWLLGAGVLGALIAAVIAALLIVSRRKWRRNQRRKRVLSYEERQPLLHSSSEEGSSSYQTTM; translated from the exons ATGGATCCAGCGTCTAATAATCCTCTGTTTATAT TTCTGCTGCAGCTCATTGGGACTTGTTTATGCCAATTTCCTCGCCCATGTGCCAATTCAGAGGGACTACGGACCAAGGAGTGTTGCCCAGTGTGGGATGGTGACGGCTCAGCCTGCGGTGCCCTGTCAGGCCGTGGTTTTTGCACTGAAGTGGAGGTCTCAGAAGAGCCCCATGGGCCCCAGTACCCACACAGTGGGATTGATGACAGAGAGCGCTGGCCTTTAGCTTTCTTCAACAGGACGTGTCGTTGTGCTGGAAATTATGGAGGTTTTAACTGTGGTGAATGCAGGTTTGGTTACTGGGGTTCAAACTGTGCTGAGTACAGGGAGTCATTGCGCAGGAACATCCTGACCATGTCACTTGCTGAGCAACAGAAGTTTATCTCTTATCTCAACTTGGCAAAGAACTCCATCAGCCGTGACTATGTGATCTCCACAGCAACAAGAGCAGAGATGGGTGAAAATGGTGAGAACCCCATGTTCTCTGACATCAACACCTATGACCTGTTTGTCTGGATGCACTACTTTGTGTCCCGGGATGCCTTCTTGGGTGGGCCAGGGAACGTATGGACAGACATCGACTTTGGCCATGAATCTGCAGCATTTCTGCCCTGGCACCGAGTCTACCTGCTTCACTGGGAGAATGAGATCAGGAAGCTGACGGGAGATTTTAACTTTACCATCCCATACTGGGACTGGAGGGATGCCCAGTCCTGTGAGGTGTGCACCGACGCTCTGATGGGCGGACGCAGTCCCCTCAATCCTAACCTCATCAGCCCTGCTTCAGTCTTCTCCTCATGGAAG gtgatcTGTACCCAGCCAGAGGAGTACAACAGCCGAGAGGCATTGTGTAACGGCACCGGGGAGGGACCACTATTACGCAACCCCGGCAACCATGATCCCAACCGTGTGCCGAGACTCCCCACAACAGCTGATGTAGACTTCACTGTGGGCCTCCCCCAGTACGAGACGGGACCCATGGACCGATTCTCCAATATGAGCTTTAGAAACGTCATAGAGG GTTTCGCCAGTCCAATGTCCGGTATGGCAGTGCCAGGCCAGAGCACAATGCACAACGCCTTGCATGTCTTCATGAACGGCTCCATGTCCTCAGTGCAGGGTTCAGCCAACGACCCCATATTCCTGCTGCACCACGCTTTCATTGACAG TATCTTTGAGCGCTGGCTCAGAACCCACCAGCCTTCCCGGACCAACTACCCACGTGCCAATGCCCCCATTGGCCACAATGATGGACACTACATGGTGCCCTTCCTGCCTCTCTACAGAAACGGAGACTACTTCCTGACTGATAAGGTTCTAGGATTTGAGTATGCCTACCTGTTGGACCCTG GCCAGAGGTTTGTTCAGGAGTTCCTGACGCCCTACCTCCAGCAGGCCCAGGAGATCTGGCTGTGGCTCCTGGGAGCCGGGGTCCTCGGGGCGCTGATCGCTGCGGTCATCGCTGCACTGCTTATTGTTTCAAGAAGGAAGTGGAGGCGTAACCAGAGAAGGAAGAGGGTGCTAAGCTACGAAGAGAGACAGCCATTACTGCACAGCAGCTCAGAGGAAGGTTCATCTTCATATCAGACTACTATGTAG
- the tyr gene encoding tyrosinase isoform X2, translating into MRSLYISVVLLQLIGTCLCQFPRPCANSEGLRTKECCPVWDGDGSACGALSGRGFCTEVEVSEEPHGPQYPHSGIDDRERWPLAFFNRTCRCAGNYGGFNCGECRFGYWGSNCAEYRESLRRNILTMSLAEQQKFISYLNLAKNSISRDYVISTATRAEMGENGENPMFSDINTYDLFVWMHYFVSRDAFLGGPGNVWTDIDFGHESAAFLPWHRVYLLHWENEIRKLTGDFNFTIPYWDWRDAQSCEVCTDALMGGRSPLNPNLISPASVFSSWKVICTQPEEYNSREALCNGTGEGPLLRNPGNHDPNRVPRLPTTADVDFTVGLPQYETGPMDRFSNMSFRNVIEGFASPMSGMAVPGQSTMHNALHVFMNGSMSSVQGSANDPIFLLHHAFIDSIFERWLRTHQPSRTNYPRANAPIGHNDGHYMVPFLPLYRNGDYFLTDKVLGFEYAYLLDPGQRFVQEFLTPYLQQAQEIWLWLLGAGVLGALIAAVIAALLIVSRRKWRRNQRRKRVLSYEERQPLLHSSSEEGSSSYQTTM; encoded by the exons aTGAGGAGTTTGTATATATCTGTAGTTCTGCTGCAGCTCATTGGGACTTGTTTATGCCAATTTCCTCGCCCATGTGCCAATTCAGAGGGACTACGGACCAAGGAGTGTTGCCCAGTGTGGGATGGTGACGGCTCAGCCTGCGGTGCCCTGTCAGGCCGTGGTTTTTGCACTGAAGTGGAGGTCTCAGAAGAGCCCCATGGGCCCCAGTACCCACACAGTGGGATTGATGACAGAGAGCGCTGGCCTTTAGCTTTCTTCAACAGGACGTGTCGTTGTGCTGGAAATTATGGAGGTTTTAACTGTGGTGAATGCAGGTTTGGTTACTGGGGTTCAAACTGTGCTGAGTACAGGGAGTCATTGCGCAGGAACATCCTGACCATGTCACTTGCTGAGCAACAGAAGTTTATCTCTTATCTCAACTTGGCAAAGAACTCCATCAGCCGTGACTATGTGATCTCCACAGCAACAAGAGCAGAGATGGGTGAAAATGGTGAGAACCCCATGTTCTCTGACATCAACACCTATGACCTGTTTGTCTGGATGCACTACTTTGTGTCCCGGGATGCCTTCTTGGGTGGGCCAGGGAACGTATGGACAGACATCGACTTTGGCCATGAATCTGCAGCATTTCTGCCCTGGCACCGAGTCTACCTGCTTCACTGGGAGAATGAGATCAGGAAGCTGACGGGAGATTTTAACTTTACCATCCCATACTGGGACTGGAGGGATGCCCAGTCCTGTGAGGTGTGCACCGACGCTCTGATGGGCGGACGCAGTCCCCTCAATCCTAACCTCATCAGCCCTGCTTCAGTCTTCTCCTCATGGAAG gtgatcTGTACCCAGCCAGAGGAGTACAACAGCCGAGAGGCATTGTGTAACGGCACCGGGGAGGGACCACTATTACGCAACCCCGGCAACCATGATCCCAACCGTGTGCCGAGACTCCCCACAACAGCTGATGTAGACTTCACTGTGGGCCTCCCCCAGTACGAGACGGGACCCATGGACCGATTCTCCAATATGAGCTTTAGAAACGTCATAGAGG GTTTCGCCAGTCCAATGTCCGGTATGGCAGTGCCAGGCCAGAGCACAATGCACAACGCCTTGCATGTCTTCATGAACGGCTCCATGTCCTCAGTGCAGGGTTCAGCCAACGACCCCATATTCCTGCTGCACCACGCTTTCATTGACAG TATCTTTGAGCGCTGGCTCAGAACCCACCAGCCTTCCCGGACCAACTACCCACGTGCCAATGCCCCCATTGGCCACAATGATGGACACTACATGGTGCCCTTCCTGCCTCTCTACAGAAACGGAGACTACTTCCTGACTGATAAGGTTCTAGGATTTGAGTATGCCTACCTGTTGGACCCTG GCCAGAGGTTTGTTCAGGAGTTCCTGACGCCCTACCTCCAGCAGGCCCAGGAGATCTGGCTGTGGCTCCTGGGAGCCGGGGTCCTCGGGGCGCTGATCGCTGCGGTCATCGCTGCACTGCTTATTGTTTCAAGAAGGAAGTGGAGGCGTAACCAGAGAAGGAAGAGGGTGCTAAGCTACGAAGAGAGACAGCCATTACTGCACAGCAGCTCAGAGGAAGGTTCATCTTCATATCAGACTACTATGTAG